The Halobacterium sp. CBA1132 genome has a segment encoding these proteins:
- a CDS encoding VOC family protein translates to MSEFVLDHVMMRVGDLDASLDWYKTHLDYVEYGRWEADTFDIVYLGPEDVHEEGALLELTYNHDTDEYDVGDAWGHIAVRVEDVYDAYEQLMDEGVEDYRDPDSCGGSYAFVKDPDGHEVEIVERDHGAKWSLDHTMVRVEDADEHLGFWTRKFEYEHTGRWESDTFANYFAKPEGAADEAMAVELTYNYDGRTYDFGDAWGHLAIRTDDLVDDWETLMEREAEDYRDPESCDYNYAFTEDPDGHEIEILNPAESPVDRED, encoded by the coding sequence ATGAGCGAGTTCGTACTCGACCACGTGATGATGCGCGTCGGCGACCTCGACGCGAGCCTCGACTGGTACAAGACCCACCTCGACTACGTCGAATACGGCCGCTGGGAGGCCGACACGTTCGACATCGTCTACCTCGGCCCCGAGGACGTCCACGAGGAGGGCGCGCTGCTGGAGCTCACGTACAACCACGACACCGACGAGTACGACGTCGGCGACGCGTGGGGCCACATCGCCGTGCGCGTCGAGGACGTCTACGACGCCTACGAGCAACTCATGGACGAGGGTGTCGAGGACTACCGCGACCCCGACTCCTGCGGCGGGTCGTACGCGTTCGTGAAGGATCCGGACGGCCACGAGGTCGAAATCGTCGAGCGCGACCACGGCGCGAAGTGGAGCCTCGACCACACGATGGTGCGCGTCGAGGACGCCGACGAACACCTCGGCTTCTGGACGCGGAAGTTCGAGTACGAGCACACGGGCCGCTGGGAGTCCGACACGTTCGCGAACTACTTCGCGAAGCCCGAGGGCGCCGCCGATGAGGCGATGGCGGTCGAACTCACGTACAACTACGACGGCCGTACCTACGACTTCGGCGACGCGTGGGGCCACCTCGCGATTCGCACCGATGACCTCGTCGACGACTGGGAGACCCTGATGGAGCGCGAGGCGGAGGACTACCGCGACCCCGAGTCCTGCGACTACAACTACGCGTTCACGGAGGACCCGGACGGCCACGAAATCGAGATTCTGAACCCCGCGGAGTCGCCGGTCGACCGCGAGGACTGA
- the dph5 gene encoding diphthine synthase, which yields MLTFVGLGLYDERSVTVAGADAIADADRAFAEFYTSKLVGADVADLEAYHDTDIEVRERAGVEQDPEPILDAAESGDCVFLTAGDTMISTTHVDLRLRAEERGIDTRVVHAPTAESAASSLTGLQNYRFGKATTLPFEWAHGADGVPSSVVETVEANRERGLHTLCYLDIKVDHPRVDGDEYMTASHAAGLLADNWNPDALGVVVARAGAPDATVRADRLDTLAEMDFGDPLHLLVIPGDLHHVEADALAGLADAPADVLEEFRSD from the coding sequence ATGCTCACGTTCGTCGGCCTCGGTCTCTACGACGAGCGCTCGGTCACGGTGGCTGGCGCCGACGCCATCGCCGACGCCGACCGCGCGTTCGCGGAGTTCTACACCAGCAAGCTCGTCGGCGCCGACGTCGCCGACCTCGAAGCCTACCACGACACCGACATCGAGGTGCGGGAGCGCGCGGGCGTCGAACAGGATCCCGAGCCGATTCTCGACGCGGCTGAGTCCGGGGACTGCGTGTTCCTCACGGCGGGCGACACGATGATTTCGACGACGCACGTCGACCTGCGGTTGCGCGCCGAAGAGCGCGGCATCGACACGCGCGTGGTCCACGCTCCCACCGCTGAGTCCGCGGCGTCCAGTCTCACGGGCCTGCAGAACTACCGCTTCGGGAAAGCGACGACGCTGCCCTTCGAGTGGGCGCACGGCGCCGACGGCGTGCCGAGTTCGGTCGTCGAAACCGTCGAGGCGAACCGCGAGCGCGGCCTCCACACGCTCTGTTATCTGGACATCAAGGTCGACCACCCGCGCGTCGACGGCGACGAGTACATGACCGCGAGCCACGCCGCCGGCCTGCTCGCGGACAACTGGAACCCGGACGCGCTCGGCGTCGTCGTCGCGCGCGCCGGCGCCCCCGACGCCACCGTTCGCGCGGACCGTCTCGACACACTCGCCGAGATGGACTTCGGCGACCCGCTGCACTTGCTCGTGATTCCGGGGGACCTCCACCACGTCGAAGCGGACGCGCTCGCGGGTCTTGCGGACGCGCCAGCCGACGTGCTCGAAGAATTCCGAAGCGACTAG
- a CDS encoding class I SAM-dependent methyltransferase family protein, protein MSVPCVRVPTDEGEATRRRLADENLVVDEYAITASDGDLYIPVSDAEAVPEDLEVVEFDVPERETPTTPAEILGFEPSYERLGDVVIIDEDDTERAREIADAVMKSDVRAKTVVNRASKVKGTERVRDWDVVAGNGTETVHTEYGCEFELDLATVYFSPRLATERHRVVEQVERAAERSEAAERASSEGQSPSDRSSGRSPRENGEGRPESHGEHAFDMFAGVGPYAVPMAEAGAEVVATDINEDAVDYLRRNAERNGVSERVTAIAGNVRDVAGEYENWADRIVMNLPHTADEFLDTAVALAGDDCVIHFYDFQHEDDLYTPCEAAIREAAEPEYDVTIENERTVRSYAPHELNVVVDARLTRR, encoded by the coding sequence ATGTCAGTGCCGTGCGTCCGCGTCCCGACGGACGAGGGCGAAGCCACGCGCCGCCGGCTCGCGGACGAGAACTTGGTGGTCGACGAGTACGCCATCACGGCCAGCGACGGCGACCTCTACATTCCCGTCAGCGACGCCGAGGCAGTCCCCGAGGACCTCGAAGTCGTAGAGTTCGACGTTCCCGAGCGCGAGACGCCGACGACACCTGCAGAAATACTCGGATTCGAGCCGAGCTACGAGCGCCTCGGTGACGTCGTCATCATCGACGAGGACGACACCGAGCGCGCCCGCGAAATCGCCGACGCCGTGATGAAGTCGGACGTTCGTGCGAAGACGGTCGTCAACCGCGCGTCGAAGGTGAAGGGAACCGAGCGCGTCCGCGACTGGGACGTCGTCGCCGGGAACGGGACCGAGACGGTTCATACGGAGTACGGCTGCGAGTTCGAACTGGACCTCGCGACGGTGTACTTCTCGCCGCGCCTCGCGACCGAGCGCCACCGCGTCGTCGAACAAGTCGAGCGCGCGGCCGAGCGTAGCGAGGCCGCGGAACGGGCGAGTAGCGAGGGACAGAGTCCCTCGGACCGTTCGAGCGGGCGAAGCCCGCGAGAAAACGGGGAGGGACGACCCGAGAGCCATGGCGAGCACGCCTTCGACATGTTCGCGGGCGTCGGTCCGTACGCCGTCCCGATGGCGGAGGCGGGCGCTGAGGTCGTCGCAACGGACATCAACGAGGACGCCGTCGACTACCTCCGGCGCAACGCCGAGCGGAATGGGGTGAGCGAGCGCGTGACCGCCATCGCGGGGAACGTCCGAGACGTCGCTGGCGAGTACGAGAACTGGGCGGACCGCATCGTGATGAACCTCCCCCACACCGCCGACGAGTTCCTCGACACCGCCGTCGCGCTCGCCGGCGACGACTGTGTGATTCACTTCTACGACTTCCAGCACGAGGACGACCTGTACACGCCCTGTGAGGCCGCGATTCGCGAGGCCGCCGAACCCGAGTACGACGTCACAATCGAGAACGAGCGCACCGTGCGGTCGTACGCGCCCCACGAACTCAACGTCGTCGTGGACGCCCGACTGACGCGCCGGTGA
- a CDS encoding DUF4396 domain-containing protein yields MSVAGLLHSIEEALAPARDVVRPVLSDHRVLAAWAVLVAVSVGVLWWDLRRHNEAIPSLMRAVWSLVVLYSGPAGLALYWYAGRTQIAHDSLWRRGVRSTAHCYSGCGAGEVTGVVLLVGVLAIENTVATTLGTFAFAYAFGYGLTVGPLLQDGEALGTAVADAFYTETPSITVMEVTAIGTDLLLAGGATIGQPLFWGALAFSLSVGFVAAFPVNVALIRVGVKEGMANPAEMGDGGA; encoded by the coding sequence ATGTCCGTCGCTGGTCTCCTGCACTCGATAGAGGAAGCGCTCGCGCCGGCTCGTGATGTCGTCCGGCCGGTGCTCTCGGACCATCGCGTGCTCGCCGCGTGGGCGGTGCTGGTCGCGGTGTCGGTGGGCGTGCTGTGGTGGGATTTGCGGCGGCACAACGAGGCGATACCGTCGCTGATGCGGGCGGTCTGGTCGCTGGTGGTGTTGTACTCGGGCCCGGCGGGGCTGGCGCTGTACTGGTACGCGGGCCGGACGCAGATAGCCCACGATTCGCTGTGGCGGCGCGGAGTGCGTTCGACCGCGCACTGCTACTCGGGCTGTGGCGCCGGCGAAGTGACGGGCGTCGTCCTGCTGGTGGGCGTGCTCGCCATCGAGAACACGGTCGCGACCACGCTCGGAACGTTTGCGTTCGCGTACGCGTTCGGATACGGGTTGACCGTCGGGCCGCTGCTCCAAGACGGGGAGGCGCTCGGCACCGCGGTCGCGGACGCGTTCTACACGGAGACGCCGTCGATTACCGTGATGGAGGTCACCGCCATCGGTACCGACCTGCTGCTGGCGGGCGGCGCGACTATCGGCCAACCGCTGTTCTGGGGCGCACTCGCGTTCTCGCTGTCCGTCGGATTCGTCGCGGCGTTCCCCGTGAACGTGGCGCTCATTCGCGTCGGGGTCAAGGAGGGCATGGCGAACCCAGCGGAGATGGGCGACGGGGGAGCGTGA
- a CDS encoding MOSC domain-containing protein, with product MPRIDRLRVYPVKGLDGTEVDAADVTEGGTLADDRTYAFFDDDGDVLNGKRTARVHDLDTDFDRDARELVVETRDGETERFHLDDDPGEAEAWFSEFFDEALALERDGELGYVDRREMGPSVVSTATLREVASWFDNLTVDSVRRRLRANVEVAGVPAFWEDRFVGADAPAFEAGGVRFEGITPCGRCVVPSRDPDTGEPTPDFRETFVQKREETFPEFADPEAFDHFYTLMLIADVPDANRGRTLHVGDEVRTI from the coding sequence ATGCCACGAATCGACCGATTGCGCGTCTACCCCGTCAAGGGGCTGGACGGCACCGAGGTCGACGCCGCCGACGTCACGGAGGGCGGAACGCTCGCCGACGACCGCACGTACGCCTTCTTCGACGACGACGGCGACGTACTCAACGGCAAGCGCACCGCCCGCGTCCACGACCTCGACACCGACTTCGACCGCGACGCCCGCGAACTCGTCGTCGAGACTCGGGACGGCGAGACCGAACGCTTCCACCTCGACGACGACCCCGGCGAGGCGGAGGCGTGGTTCTCCGAGTTCTTCGACGAGGCGCTCGCGCTCGAACGCGACGGCGAACTCGGTTACGTCGACCGCCGCGAGATGGGGCCGTCGGTCGTCAGCACCGCCACGCTCCGCGAGGTCGCGTCGTGGTTCGACAACCTCACTGTCGACAGCGTGCGCCGCCGCCTCCGCGCGAACGTCGAAGTCGCCGGCGTCCCCGCGTTCTGGGAGGACCGCTTCGTCGGCGCCGACGCCCCCGCCTTCGAGGCGGGCGGCGTCCGCTTCGAGGGCATCACCCCGTGCGGGCGCTGCGTCGTCCCCAGCCGCGACCCCGACACCGGCGAACCCACGCCGGACTTCCGCGAGACGTTTGTTCAGAAACGCGAGGAAACCTTCCCCGAGTTCGCCGACCCCGAGGCCTTCGACCACTTCTACACGCTCATGCTCATCGCAGACGTCCCCGACGCGAACCGCGGGCGGACGCTACACGTCGGCGACGAAGTGCGGACAATCTGA
- a CDS encoding short-chain fatty acid transporter, with product MGHRLAGVVERWMPSPFLFAILLSYVVFAAGVLVEGSGPGEMVGFWFDGFWAFLSFAMQMTLILMTGFVIAYHPRVNALLQRLTELPRTPGQAAALVGVFSMGIAWVHWGFSLILGAIFAREMGKTAHEKGIDVHYPLLAVAGYMGLGLTWHWGLSGSAPLALATPGNDFIEAGVVDGVVPTTQTIFSSYALSLTVLSIVFAAAMLYLLSPSPKRARPITDYVDESALSDSTTGGREGSADPTPDGGTLTPAERIDNSRLLGGLIALTGVGYVAYLFATDGLDALTLNVVNFGFLFAGLAIYTRPTLYRERFGEAAQSAAGIILLFPFFAGIQGMMNASGLSETFAQTLLDVSTQATFPVVAWLVGSAVNLFVPSGGGEWIVLGPSIIAAANDLGVPVGKATIAYAVGDAHTNLLNPFWALPLLAITGVKAREMFGYAVAMLLLLVPFLGVALYAIPY from the coding sequence ATGGGCCACCGGCTCGCCGGCGTCGTCGAGCGCTGGATGCCGAGCCCGTTCCTGTTCGCAATCCTGTTGAGTTACGTCGTCTTCGCCGCGGGCGTGCTCGTCGAGGGGTCCGGTCCCGGCGAGATGGTGGGCTTCTGGTTCGACGGCTTCTGGGCGTTCCTGAGCTTCGCGATGCAGATGACGCTCATCCTCATGACCGGATTCGTCATCGCGTACCACCCGCGCGTGAACGCGCTCCTCCAACGGCTCACGGAACTGCCGCGTACGCCCGGACAGGCCGCCGCGCTCGTCGGCGTGTTCTCGATGGGTATCGCGTGGGTACACTGGGGATTCAGCCTCATCCTCGGCGCCATCTTCGCCCGCGAGATGGGCAAGACCGCCCACGAGAAGGGCATCGACGTCCACTACCCGCTGCTGGCGGTCGCGGGGTACATGGGTCTCGGGCTGACGTGGCACTGGGGGCTGTCGGGGTCCGCCCCGCTCGCGCTCGCGACGCCCGGTAACGACTTCATCGAAGCCGGCGTCGTCGACGGCGTCGTTCCGACGACACAGACCATCTTCAGTTCGTACGCGCTCTCGCTGACCGTCCTCTCCATCGTGTTCGCGGCGGCGATGCTCTACCTGCTGTCGCCGTCCCCGAAGCGCGCTCGCCCCATCACTGACTACGTCGACGAGAGTGCCCTATCGGACTCGACCACGGGCGGGCGGGAGGGGTCCGCCGACCCCACCCCCGACGGCGGCACGCTGACGCCCGCCGAGCGCATCGACAACAGCCGACTCCTCGGCGGTCTCATCGCGCTCACGGGCGTCGGGTACGTCGCGTACCTGTTCGCGACCGACGGCCTCGACGCGCTCACGCTGAACGTCGTGAACTTCGGGTTCCTGTTCGCCGGCCTCGCCATCTACACGCGCCCGACGCTGTACCGCGAGCGCTTCGGGGAGGCCGCCCAGTCCGCCGCGGGCATCATCCTCCTGTTCCCGTTCTTCGCGGGCATCCAGGGCATGATGAACGCCTCCGGGCTCTCGGAGACGTTCGCGCAGACGCTGCTGGACGTCTCCACGCAGGCGACGTTCCCCGTCGTCGCGTGGCTCGTCGGCTCCGCGGTCAACCTCTTCGTGCCCTCGGGCGGCGGCGAGTGGATTGTCCTCGGCCCGTCGATTATCGCGGCAGCGAACGACCTCGGCGTGCCCGTCGGCAAAGCCACCATCGCGTACGCCGTCGGTGACGCACACACGAATCTCCTGAACCCGTTCTGGGCGCTCCCGCTGCTCGCCATCACGGGCGTGAAAGCCCGCGAGATGTTCGGGTACGCGGTCGCGATGCTGTTGCTGCTGGTGCCGTTCCTCGGCGTCGCGCTGTACGCCATCCCCTACTAG
- a CDS encoding HTTM domain-containing protein encodes MTGRLRAAVARRLAVDTRALASLRVALAAIVLADLALRARFLRAFYTDAGVYPRSLLVDQYGELARLSVHTLSGAAWVQGVLFAVTAVAALAMLVGYRTTLATLVTGLLVASLHVRNPLVLNSGDLLLRMLFLWAVFAPLGERWSVDARRADREPRARVLGVATTGLLAQVVVVYATNAVLKLRGGVWLSGEAVRQVLELDMFTVLLGETLAKFPALVVAFDRVWLAALTASVLLVVLTGWLRAGFAALFAAMHAGMLASMQLAVFPLVSIAALLPFLPPVFWDRLPGWREVPGLRDLPLAEYARRVERALPVLAVPSLPPVVVRWKNRVVPALLGVVLVVVLVWNAATVAPAGVVEAGPIDEQPEPRWSMFAPTPLTTDFWVVAPATLEGGGSVDAFRGGPVTWDEPPDVAERYPSSRWRKYVANVRGAEPAVADEFAGYLCTRWNRRHSDDISAVELFIVEQEVRLDGPDPAERVRLAAKNCSA; translated from the coding sequence GTGACGGGACGCCTCCGTGCCGCCGTCGCGCGTCGACTCGCCGTCGACACGCGCGCGCTCGCCTCGCTCCGCGTCGCGCTCGCGGCAATCGTGCTCGCGGACCTCGCGCTGCGCGCTCGATTCCTCCGGGCGTTCTACACGGACGCCGGCGTCTACCCGCGGTCGCTGCTCGTCGACCAGTACGGCGAACTCGCGCGGCTCTCCGTCCACACGCTCTCCGGAGCGGCGTGGGTGCAGGGCGTGCTCTTCGCCGTGACTGCAGTGGCCGCGCTGGCGATGCTCGTGGGCTACCGGACGACGCTGGCGACGCTGGTGACCGGGCTGCTCGTCGCGTCGCTGCACGTCCGGAATCCGCTCGTGTTGAACAGCGGCGACCTCCTCCTCCGGATGCTGTTCCTCTGGGCCGTCTTCGCACCCCTCGGCGAGCGGTGGTCGGTGGACGCGCGCAGAGCCGACCGCGAGCCGCGGGCCCGCGTTCTCGGTGTCGCGACGACTGGCCTGCTCGCCCAAGTGGTCGTGGTGTACGCCACGAACGCCGTGCTGAAGCTTCGCGGTGGCGTGTGGCTGTCCGGCGAGGCCGTCCGGCAGGTGCTCGAACTCGACATGTTCACCGTGCTGCTCGGCGAGACACTCGCCAAGTTCCCCGCGCTCGTCGTCGCGTTCGACCGGGTCTGGCTGGCCGCGCTGACCGCGTCCGTGCTGCTCGTCGTCCTCACCGGCTGGCTGCGCGCCGGCTTCGCCGCGCTGTTCGCCGCGATGCACGCCGGGATGCTCGCGTCGATGCAGCTCGCGGTGTTCCCGCTCGTCTCGATTGCGGCGCTGCTGCCGTTCCTCCCGCCGGTGTTCTGGGACCGGCTCCCCGGGTGGCGCGAGGTGCCCGGACTCCGCGACCTACCGCTCGCAGAGTACGCCCGCCGCGTCGAACGCGCGCTCCCAGTTCTTGCCGTGCCGTCGCTTCCTCCTGTCGTGGTTCGGTGGAAGAACCGCGTCGTCCCCGCCCTGCTCGGGGTAGTGCTCGTCGTCGTGCTCGTCTGGAACGCGGCGACGGTCGCACCTGCGGGCGTCGTCGAGGCCGGCCCGATAGACGAACAGCCGGAACCGCGCTGGTCGATGTTCGCACCGACGCCGCTGACCACCGACTTCTGGGTCGTCGCGCCCGCGACGCTGGAGGGCGGCGGCAGCGTCGACGCGTTCCGCGGCGGGCCGGTGACGTGGGACGAACCGCCCGACGTAGCGGAGCGCTATCCGAGTTCACGCTGGCGGAAGTACGTCGCGAACGTGCGCGGCGCCGAACCCGCGGTCGCAGACGAGTTCGCGGGCTACCTCTGCACTCGGTGGAACCGCCGGCACAGTGACGACATCTCGGCAGTCGAACTGTTCATCGTCGAGCAGGAGGTTCGCTTGGACGGCCCGGACCCGGCCGAGCGCGTCAGGCTCGCAGCGAAGAACTGCTCGGCCTAG
- a CDS encoding thermonuclease family protein, with product MTRRALLVLAVVALAASAGCIGALTTDQQPAESRNATVVHVVDGDTVDVRFADGSEERVRLLGVDTPEVHTDVSPGEFEGVPDTEAGRSCLRSWGERASEYAIDRLAGESVTVEFDAESDRRGGYDRLLAYVVVGNESFNRALLADGYARLYDSEFTQRDDYAAVERRARENTTGLWACAG from the coding sequence GTGACCCGACGCGCACTCCTCGTGCTCGCCGTCGTCGCGCTCGCCGCCAGCGCCGGCTGTATCGGCGCGCTCACGACCGACCAGCAGCCAGCGGAGAGCCGGAACGCAACGGTCGTCCACGTCGTCGACGGCGACACCGTCGACGTGCGGTTCGCGGACGGCAGCGAGGAGCGCGTCCGCTTGCTCGGTGTGGATACACCCGAAGTCCACACCGATGTCTCGCCCGGCGAGTTCGAGGGCGTGCCCGACACGGAAGCCGGGCGGTCGTGCCTGCGGTCGTGGGGAGAGCGCGCCAGCGAGTACGCCATCGACCGGCTCGCCGGCGAATCCGTGACCGTCGAGTTCGACGCCGAGAGCGACCGGCGCGGCGGATACGACCGGCTGCTGGCGTACGTCGTCGTTGGGAATGAGTCGTTCAACCGCGCGCTGCTCGCAGACGGCTACGCGCGCCTCTACGACAGCGAGTTCACGCAGCGCGACGACTACGCGGCCGTCGAACGGCGGGCGCGCGAGAACACGACCGGCCTCTGGGCGTGCGCCGGCTGA
- a CDS encoding PGF-CTERM-anchored ABC transporter substrate-binding protein, whose product MRQSLAAVGVVLLLLSAVAPAAGVAAPTGSDAAANADTQAAECSFPVTMSDASGHNVTVSEEPERVVTLNPSAAQTMWEIGAREKVVGVSQFAGFLDGAGEREVVTAGFPSSVNVEKVISLDPDLVLAPNTIKNETVDQLRDANVTVYRFEAAASIEDIYNKTETIGRLTGACSGAETTVSEMRDRVETVEAAVDGAEQPSVFYDMGDRRTAGPNTFIGQIIDRAGGHNIAADANASRAYPQLSAEFIVEQDPEFLVVSALPEQLGNDSRSYVAEGSVLRNTTAFEEGNIVVVNANHISQPAPRVVEPMTQMAEAFHPEAYADANTTTTTTQEPTATQTETTAPTDAATETSGTTIPGFGISTAVVAALGAALLASSRRRL is encoded by the coding sequence ATGCGACAGTCCTTAGCCGCAGTTGGAGTTGTACTACTGCTGTTGTCCGCCGTCGCGCCGGCCGCCGGCGTCGCCGCCCCGACAGGCAGCGACGCCGCCGCGAACGCCGACACACAGGCGGCCGAGTGCTCGTTCCCGGTCACGATGAGTGACGCGAGCGGCCACAACGTCACCGTCTCCGAAGAACCCGAGCGCGTCGTCACGCTCAACCCCAGCGCCGCCCAGACCATGTGGGAAATCGGCGCCCGCGAGAAGGTCGTCGGCGTCTCCCAGTTCGCCGGCTTCCTCGACGGCGCCGGCGAGCGGGAGGTCGTGACCGCCGGCTTCCCGTCGTCGGTGAACGTCGAGAAGGTCATCAGCCTCGACCCCGACCTCGTGCTCGCGCCCAACACCATCAAGAACGAGACGGTCGACCAGCTCCGGGACGCCAACGTCACCGTCTACCGCTTCGAAGCGGCCGCCTCCATCGAGGACATCTACAACAAGACCGAGACCATCGGTCGGCTCACCGGCGCGTGCAGCGGCGCCGAAACCACGGTCTCCGAGATGCGCGACCGCGTCGAGACCGTCGAAGCGGCCGTCGACGGCGCGGAGCAGCCCAGCGTCTTCTACGACATGGGCGACCGCCGAACTGCCGGCCCGAACACCTTCATCGGTCAGATTATCGACCGCGCTGGCGGTCACAACATCGCGGCCGACGCGAACGCCAGTCGGGCGTACCCCCAGCTCTCCGCGGAGTTCATCGTCGAGCAGGACCCCGAGTTCCTCGTCGTGAGCGCGCTCCCCGAACAACTCGGTAACGACAGTCGCTCGTACGTCGCTGAGGGGTCTGTTCTCCGGAACACGACCGCCTTCGAGGAGGGGAACATCGTCGTCGTCAACGCCAACCACATCAGCCAGCCCGCGCCCCGCGTCGTCGAGCCGATGACGCAGATGGCGGAGGCGTTCCACCCCGAGGCGTACGCCGACGCGAACACCACGACGACCACCACGCAGGAGCCGACGGCGACCCAGACCGAAACCACCGCGCCGACGGACGCCGCGACTGAGACTTCGGGCACGACCATCCCCGGATTCGGCATCTCCACCGCCGTCGTCGCCGCGCTCGGTGCCGCCCTGCTCGCGTCCTCGCGTCGCCGGCTGTAA
- the btuC gene encoding vitamin B12 ABC transporter permease BtuC, which translates to MRASTRASAWTTGTFLALVAVMLTSATIGPVDIPVHRVALAALDAFAVPTAATFYGASVALPVVGDLPWLSVDLVYTSPLDFAVPAQQQLIVGEIRLPRIVLGAVVGAALAVAGTVMQGFFRNPMADPSIIGVSSGAAVGAVTAIAFPLLLPFGIQVSAFAGALIAAFGVYLLATEGGHTPVATLLLAGVAVQTFLGAITSYVIVHSGDSIREAMYWLMGHLHLANWSDVELTLPVVAVGSAVLLAYARDLNVLLAGEEDAHTLGVEVERTKRVLLAVSSVVTAAAVSVAGVIGFVGLVVPHVMRLLVGPDHRILLPTSAFAGGAFLVAADTFARAGPAELPVGIVTAFVGAPFFLYLLRNREVRAL; encoded by the coding sequence ATGCGTGCCTCCACACGGGCGAGTGCATGGACCACCGGGACGTTCCTCGCGCTCGTCGCCGTCATGCTCACCAGCGCCACCATCGGCCCCGTCGACATCCCCGTCCACCGGGTCGCGCTCGCGGCGCTGGACGCCTTCGCAGTCCCCACCGCCGCCACGTTCTACGGCGCGTCCGTCGCGCTCCCCGTCGTCGGCGACCTGCCGTGGCTCTCCGTCGACCTCGTCTACACCTCGCCGCTGGACTTCGCTGTGCCCGCCCAACAGCAACTCATCGTCGGCGAAATTCGACTCCCCCGCATCGTGCTCGGCGCCGTCGTCGGCGCCGCGCTCGCTGTCGCCGGCACGGTCATGCAGGGGTTCTTCCGGAACCCGATGGCCGACCCCTCCATCATCGGCGTCTCCTCGGGCGCAGCGGTCGGCGCTGTCACCGCCATCGCGTTCCCCCTCCTGCTCCCGTTCGGCATCCAGGTGTCGGCGTTCGCGGGAGCGCTTATCGCCGCGTTCGGCGTCTACCTCCTCGCCACCGAGGGCGGTCACACGCCCGTCGCGACGCTCCTGCTGGCTGGTGTCGCCGTCCAGACGTTCCTCGGCGCCATCACCTCCTACGTCATCGTCCACTCCGGGGACAGCATCCGCGAGGCGATGTACTGGCTGATGGGCCACCTCCACCTCGCGAACTGGTCGGACGTCGAACTCACGCTCCCCGTCGTCGCCGTCGGGAGCGCCGTCCTGCTGGCGTACGCCCGCGACCTGAACGTCCTGCTCGCCGGCGAGGAAGACGCCCACACGCTCGGCGTCGAAGTCGAACGCACCAAGCGCGTGCTGCTCGCGGTGTCGAGTGTCGTCACCGCCGCCGCCGTCTCCGTCGCCGGCGTCATCGGGTTCGTCGGCCTCGTCGTCCCGCACGTGATGCGCCTGCTCGTCGGCCCCGACCACCGCATCCTCCTCCCCACGTCGGCGTTCGCGGGCGGCGCGTTCCTCGTCGCCGCGGACACGTTCGCGCGCGCCGGCCCCGCCGAACTCCCGGTGGGCATCGTCACGGCGTTCGTCGGCGCGCCGTTCTTCCTCTACCTGCTCCGGAACCGGGAGGTGCGCGCGCTGTGA